The Alkalihalophilus pseudofirmus nucleotide sequence ATTGTTTTCTTTAATTAATAGGGAACTAGGTTGTGCATTAGGTTGGGAAGAAGATGATGCATTAGGTTGGGTACGATCTTGTGCATATAGTGCACGAGGTTGGTGATGAAGGTTAGTTGATAGGTCGGTCATCGCATATTGAGCAGCTTGACCGCTGCCTCTGCTTTTAAAGGTGAGATAGCCCTTTTCTTCCAGCTCTTTTCGAATGTTATAAAAGTGACGTACCTTCATTCCTGACTTCACGGCAATGACTGATACAGCAACAGTAAACGACTTCGGCCAGCCTGCTTTTTGCCATACTTGCATTAACGCATGCCATGTCGCAATTCCTGATGGGGTGAGCGGGTTTGTTTCTAGTTGGTTGTAGAAAGCTTGGATGTGTTGTTCGTAATTCATGGATTGCCTCCTTAGGGGATAGTTTTGGTTTTTGGTAGATTGGGTTATTTACATTTGCTCAAGCCACACGGGCATTCCGTCACGGTCTCTCACAATACGTCGTTTTTCTTCTGCTAGTTTGGCAAGCAGTGTACCGTAAAAGTACGAATAAATAGTAGATTGTATCTTTTGTTTTTTGTACTGTTGAATGACTTGCTTAAAGGTTTGAATAATAAGTGGAAGGTGGTTTTCAATCGAATCTGTGAATTTCATTCGTTTGAAGGAAGCTTCGGCAATCGACCAAAGCTTAACAGAAAGATTCGGTTCCCAATCAGTGAATGGAGCTGTTGCTTTAGTAAATTCTTGTGGAACGGACGAATTTACTTTTTTCTGAGTGGCTGAATTTACTTTTTTGTGGAGTATGGGACTTGTTCGTTGCTTTGGGGAGATGTTTGAAGAAGTAAAAAGCTGAAAAATATAGATGCTGTGATGGTAGCCGCCCGTTTCGCGGATGGTATGATGCATGGTGATGACCCCTAGTTTCCGAGCTTTCACGAGCATCCTCTCAAATGTTGACCGCGATACCGGGTTTCCACTTGCATGGGCCGCTGCAAGCATTTTGCACACGGTAGACACCGCGACACCGCGATGTGGAATACTTGTTCTAATTAATTGATTCCAGGCAATTCGCTCACTTGGGGTGAAGCATTCCGTATAAAATGCGAGATGCTGCCTGACCTCTTTTTTAAAGTGATCGTCTGTTTGAAAAGAACTTAACTGTTTGTAAGTCTCTATTTTTGTATGTTGCATGTTTGTTGCCTCCTTTAAGTGGTAGGCAAAGCATAACTGAGCAACATAGAGCGCGCATGTTGGTAAAATATCAAAATGAGTGGTCCATATGCTGGTGTTTTGCTTTTTTCGCATAGGGCAAAACGTCATTTTGAGGGGTGGAGAGGTGGTCATTTTAAGAAAATGAGTGTTTTTATTTTTAAAAAACAAAAAGCCTTAGAAGATGAATGCTTCCAAGGCTTGAAAATGGTAGCTGATTATCTTAAATAGGTCATCATCATAAGGAGCAACGGGATGCTGATGACGAAAAATGCGATCGTTTTCCACCTAGATTCTCTAGGTGACTGCAGTAAAAAAATGACCACCCCCGCCCCAAGAATACTTAATGATAAGATTCCCGAAACTGTAGTTTGAAAAATAATATAGTTAAGAAATGCGACAGGGATAAGTAGTACTAATAGAATTCTGATCATTGTTGTCACCTCTTTATATGTACCATAGTAAATAGTCGATAAGAATAACAGTCTAAGCAGGAAAACCTAGACTACTATGAATTAATCATTCGGACCCCATCCTGTAGTATATGTATCATAATAATGCGGTCCTTCTATATAGTGTTGATTTGCTTTATCTGCATAAATTGTGGTCTTGCTGCGTTCTCCCCTAGGCAAAGAGGTTCCCTTAATATATTTATAATAGACTTCATCTTTTACCCAAAATGCATCTGTATTCATGGCGTTAATGATCCCGGCTGCAGTTATTGCTGCACCTGCTTTCCAATTGTAAATTCCTACTAACGTTGCCGCAATTGCGTCTCTCGCCATGCCTTGGATATCTTGTCTGTAGTTCGAGGTGAAGCTATATGTCCAAGGTCCAAGATCTGCATAATTGCTTGTTGTAAACATTAACCCCTCGGTCTGTGCTTCCTTTGTAATATCATCCACATCGGGCGTGTCAATTGTAAATGAATTGGTTTGTCCATTTTCCACTGAAGTAATGTGAGTATGTTCTCTGTCTGTAATGAATTCGGTAGTTCGAATTAATTCGTACTCGCCTTTTTCATTTTGTTTAAATACTTCATTATGTATCACACGGTCATATTCAGAAAGATACATATTTACTTTATAATGATCGCCGTCTTCCACATACGTATATTGTACAAGGTCTTCACCTTCCTGAATGATTTGAACAGCCTCCGCGCCATCGATTTCCACAGTTTGCCCATTAGTATCAGCTGCAACGGACATAGGCAGCACATATCCCATAGTTAATAATAGACTCAAAACTTTCTTCATTGCCTTACACTCCTATCAAGTTTTTTTGAACAAGAAAATTGATTATTCTCATTTTTTGCTTGTTGTCACTATAAATGGTTTTTTTCTGATGAACAAGAGTGTTTCCATTATTTATTAAAATTGGTGTGAAAGTATTGAGACCAATAGAGTGGGGTCATTTATGTAGGAGACTATCAGCAGACCGTTAGATTTACCTGCAAAAAGGTCCGAGTTTATCGCGAATCGGTTCGGATGATAGGGAGAGAACCCCTATTAAAAGTGAAATCACCTGTTAAGCGACCTATATTTAAACCTAATTTAATAGTGTATATGAAAATAAAAACGCTCAGAATTCTGAGCGTTTGTTGATCTATAGTTGCTAGCCTTCTTCTATAAATTCCATTATTCATCACCTATTTTCTTGCATTTCTTAAA carries:
- a CDS encoding DnaD domain protein; protein product: MNYEQHIQAFYNQLETNPLTPSGIATWHALMQVWQKAGWPKSFTVAVSVIAVKSGMKVRHFYNIRKELEEKGYLTFKSRGSGQAAQYAMTDLSTNLHHQPRALYAQDRTQPNASSSSQPNAQPSSLLIKENNLKEDTKDITPFQFYEENGFGRLSPFISESINAWLDDSTFTEPSGVVIEAMKVSLLQNVRTWGYVSKILQDWSGKGLQTVGEIRAEREKWKQKMAAYHAKKKGVSPHETSQCPSSADYSSYDFGF